A single window of Jiangella alkaliphila DNA harbors:
- a CDS encoding SDR family oxidoreductase, translated as MTNNAPTSVLVTGASGNVGRPLVDQLLGAGHRVRALTRDPERAALPPATDVVAGNLKDAGSLDAAFEGVAAAHLIGFDAADYSPLDNGAEIAETALRKGVRRVTLLKGELEKSDLELAIEASGLACTSLAPVEFMSNVQEWADSIRSEGVVRDGFPDIPSAMVHDADIASVAAAALTGGAEHAGQEYWLTGPEALTAPQKVAVIGEVLGRPIRFEELSQDQIVGQWREQGFSDEEVEFFLLMRTNPPEAGYTVLPTVEQVTGRPARTFAQWVAEHRAVFGG; from the coding sequence ATGACGAACAACGCACCCACATCCGTCCTGGTCACCGGCGCTTCGGGCAACGTCGGCCGGCCGTTGGTCGATCAGTTGCTCGGCGCCGGGCACCGGGTCCGGGCGCTGACCCGCGACCCGGAGCGCGCCGCCCTGCCGCCGGCCACCGACGTCGTCGCCGGCAACCTCAAGGACGCCGGCAGCCTCGACGCCGCGTTCGAGGGCGTGGCCGCGGCGCACCTCATCGGCTTCGACGCCGCCGACTACTCCCCGCTCGACAACGGCGCGGAGATCGCCGAGACCGCCCTGCGCAAGGGCGTGCGCCGGGTCACGCTGCTCAAGGGCGAACTGGAGAAGAGCGACCTGGAACTGGCCATCGAGGCGAGCGGCCTGGCGTGCACCTCCCTCGCGCCGGTCGAGTTCATGTCCAACGTGCAGGAGTGGGCCGACTCGATCCGGTCCGAGGGAGTCGTCCGCGACGGCTTCCCGGACATCCCGTCGGCCATGGTGCACGACGCCGACATCGCCTCCGTCGCGGCGGCCGCGCTGACGGGCGGCGCCGAGCATGCCGGCCAGGAGTACTGGCTGACCGGGCCCGAGGCGCTGACCGCGCCGCAGAAGGTCGCGGTGATCGGCGAGGTGCTCGGCCGGCCGATCCGCTTCGAGGAGCTGTCCCAGGACCAGATCGTCGGCCAGTGGCGGGAGCAGGGCTTCTCCGACGAGGAGGTCGAGTTCTTCCTGCTGATGCGGACGAACCCGCCGGAGGCCGGCTACACCGTGCTGCCGACCGTCGAGCAGGTCACCGGGCGGCCGGCCCGGACGTTCGCGCAGTGGGTCGCCGAGCACCGGGCCGTCTTCGGCGGATGA